Proteins encoded by one window of Acuticoccus sp. MNP-M23:
- a CDS encoding SOS response-associated peptidase, which translates to MCGRFQLTIPLEMMREIFAVANDTAPYPPRYNIAPTQPVHVVRSVPGGRAVTLMRWGLLPPFVKDPKDFPLVINGRSETAAEKPTFRNALRRRRALLPATGFYEWLREDNGKQPFFFEPEAPIALAGLWETWMGPDGEELDTVAVLTAAAEGVPAEYHDRMPLTVPRKNFGDWLDPANDQGEKALLLTEKAAFTARPVSRKLSNARNEGQALMTPDAPEPPAPPKDEEEPRLL; encoded by the coding sequence ATGTGCGGCCGCTTCCAGCTGACCATCCCGCTGGAGATGATGCGGGAGATCTTTGCGGTGGCCAATGACACCGCGCCCTATCCGCCGCGCTACAACATTGCGCCGACGCAGCCGGTGCATGTGGTGCGCTCGGTGCCGGGCGGGCGCGCAGTGACCTTGATGCGGTGGGGCCTTTTGCCGCCGTTCGTCAAAGACCCGAAGGATTTTCCCCTCGTCATCAACGGCCGGTCGGAAACGGCGGCGGAAAAGCCCACCTTCCGCAACGCGCTGCGGCGGCGCCGGGCGCTGCTTCCCGCAACTGGTTTTTACGAATGGTTGCGCGAAGACAACGGGAAGCAGCCCTTTTTCTTCGAGCCGGAGGCCCCCATCGCCCTTGCCGGTTTGTGGGAAACCTGGATGGGTCCCGATGGCGAGGAGCTGGACACTGTCGCGGTGCTGACCGCAGCTGCCGAAGGCGTCCCGGCAGAGTATCACGACCGGATGCCGCTCACCGTCCCGCGCAAGAATTTTGGCGACTGGCTGGACCCTGCCAACGACCAGGGCGAGAAGGCGCTCCTCCTGACCGAGAAGGCCGCGTTCACCGCGCGCCCCGTCTCGCGAAAACTGTCCAACGCCCGCAACGAGGGGCAAGCGCTGATGACGCCCGATGCGCCCGAACCGCCGGCTCCCCCGAAGGACGAGGAGGAGCCGCGGCTCCTCTGA
- a CDS encoding LysE family transporter, whose translation MTAPLGPVNVLIMQRALRYGFVSGLGAGVGAALADVVFASAAAFSVSTVSGFIEGHSRIIQLVGGLIVGFIGARILWRQPGFDKPLPEETRRRSAAEMSVGTFFLTISNPATIFGFVAYFSALGEWAPDKGDYVGTGQMVLGVAIGTLGWWCVLSGAVTKMRVRLNETMIAKFNVIAGALLLGFGALILGRLSVTYFEVI comes from the coding sequence CGCTTGGTCCGGTCAATGTTCTGATCATGCAGCGCGCTTTGCGTTACGGGTTCGTGTCGGGCCTTGGCGCCGGCGTGGGTGCTGCGCTTGCCGACGTGGTGTTTGCCAGTGCCGCCGCCTTTTCGGTCTCCACCGTCAGCGGCTTCATCGAAGGGCATTCGCGCATCATCCAGCTGGTCGGCGGGCTGATTGTGGGGTTCATCGGTGCGCGCATCCTGTGGCGCCAGCCGGGGTTTGACAAGCCGCTGCCCGAAGAGACGCGGCGTCGCAGCGCGGCCGAAATGTCGGTGGGCACGTTCTTTCTCACCATCTCCAACCCCGCCACCATCTTCGGCTTCGTGGCCTATTTCAGTGCGCTCGGAGAGTGGGCGCCGGACAAGGGCGACTATGTGGGCACGGGGCAGATGGTGCTGGGCGTCGCCATCGGGACGCTGGGGTGGTGGTGCGTCCTGTCCGGCGCCGTGACCAAGATGCGCGTGCGCCTCAACGAGACGATGATTGCCAAGTTCAACGTGATTGCCGGGGCGCTTCTCCTCGGCTTCGGTGCGCTTATATTGGGGCGGCTTTCGGTGACGTATTTCGAGGTGATCTGA